The window GAGGCATTCCTCGATCTGTTGAAATGGCAGGGGTTCGGGATGCAGGTCATATGCCTGTTCTCGGTAGCGATGGCCCTGGTCGCTCTTGCTCTCGTGGCTTTCGCCTACCGTGAACCGGACAGGACCGGCGAACCGGTCCGCTCGGTCTCGGAGACTTTCAGGGATATGTTCAGGTTATTCCTCGATCTCAAATTCGTTTCTTTTATCATCATATTCGCCGGTTTCGACCTGATGTTCTGGCAGCTTTACCTCTCGGTCCCGACCTACATTGTCACGCATATATCGGAGACCGCCCCGATGGAATATATAGTAGCGATCAACCCCGGGATGATAATAGTCTTCCAGATGATCGTCGCGGCGCTTGTCGCAAGGATGAAGCCGATCGGAACCATGGCTCTCGGAATGGCGATCTCGGTGGCTGGGATGATACTGCTGGGATTGTTGCCGACCCTCTGGGGCGCTGTCATAGCGATTGCCGTTTTCGCTCTGGGGGAGATGACCTTCGCTCCGAGATTTCTCGACTACGTCTCGACCCTGGCGCCGAAAGGAAAGATCGGACTCTATCTCGGTTTTGCGTATATGCGCTCTTTTATCGCCAATATGCTCGGCGGACCGCTCTCCGGTTACCTTCTGGGAAAATACTGTCCGGCAGAAGGCGCGAGAGAGCCGTACAAGATGTGGTTCACATTCGCCTTCATAGGAATATTAGCTTTGATAGCGCTATCTGTCTATAACAGGGTCGTCGGCGATCAGACCGGAAAGGAGGAGACAGCCACCGCATGACCCTTACCTCTCCCGATTTTATCGTGCTGGCACTGTATATCGTCCTGGTATTCGGCGTCGGCATTCTCCTCTCAAGCCGCGCATCGCGAAATACTGAAGAGTTCTTCGTTTCGGGACGGTCTCTCCCCTGGTGGATAATAGGTACATCGATGGTCGCTACCACTTTTGCCGCAGATACTCCTCTCGTCGTATCGGGACTGGTGGCAAAAGGCGGGATCTACATGAACTGGATATGGTGGTATTGGGGAATAGCGTCGACGGTAACGGTATTCCTTTTTGCCAGGCTCTGGAAAAGGGCTGGAGTGACTACCGATGTCGAGCTGATCGAACTGAGATATGATGGAAAGCCGGCCGCCGCGCTCCGGTTCTACAGGGCAGGCTGGTTCGGATTCTTTCAGAACGTTCTCGTCATCGCGTGGGTGATGAAAGCGATGGCGAAGATCCTTCTCGTAGTCGCCGGCTGGGACTCGGGGACTGTCATTTTCGGCCTCAGCGCCGAGGTCCTGACTGTCCTGATCCTCTTTTTCATTGTAGTGGCCTATACTGCGATATCGGGCCTGTGGGGTGTGGTGATGACAGACCTTCTTCAGTTCGCGCTGGCGATGGGAGGGTCTGTATATCTCGCCGTTATCTCTTTCAGGAAACTGGGAGGGATAGCGGGCATAACTGAAAGACTGGCAGCTTCGGGAGCCGATCCCGGCAGGATCTTTCAGATCATTCCCGAACGCTCTCCCATCCTCGCGGCGAATCCTTTCACGGAATTCCTCATACTGATACTTGTCGTATGGTGGGCATCGTATTCCGTTGACGGCGGAGGTTATCTCTCTCAGCGGATCTTCGCCGCGAAAAACGAAAGGCACGCCGTATTCGGGTACCTCTGGTTCTGCGTCGCTCATACCGCTCTGCGGCCATGGCCGTGGATAGTCGTGGGGCTCTGTGCCCTCGCCTGGTTCGGCCCGGTCGATGATCCGGAGAGATATTATCCGATGATGATGAAGGAGATGCTGAGGCCCGGGATATTCGGCCTTGTCATAGCGTCTTTTTTTGCCGCTTTCATGTCCACGATAGATACGCAGCTCAACTGGGGTTCTTCCCTTATCGTCAACGATATCCTTCGCAGGTTTCTGTGGAAAGGAAAAAGTGAGAGGGAATATGTCAGGGCGGCTCGTCTTTCAATCATCTTTCTCGCCCTTCTGGGCGCTCTGGCCTCTTTCGCCGTTAATGATATCTCCCTCGCGTGGAAGCTTGTAGTCTCGGTGACAGCCGGTATAGGATCGGTCTACATAGCAAGATGGTACTGGTGGAGAGTCAACGCCTGGTCGGAGATAGCGGCGATGGCGACGGCGATGGCAACGACATTCATCTTCGCTCTCCTGGGGCGCCGCCCTGGTCTCGAAGGGGCCGCGTGGCTTGCTTTTCCATACTCGACCGCCCTTACGGCGGGGCTTTCCATCGTCGTATGGATAGGCGCCACCTTTCTGACCAGGCCGGTCGGTGAAAAGAACCTTGCCCGGTTCTATGGGAAGGTAAGGCCGGGAGGTGTAGGATGGAAAAAGATATACACATCGCCGCTCAATGGTTTCGAAGGAAAAAGGCTGTCGATCAAGGGAGGGTTACGGAGCCTGTCCAACATACTCGCCGGCCTCGTCATGACCTTCGGGACTCTCATCGGGACAGGCCGGCTTATCCTTGGCCATACCGGGTCCGCGATAATCCTTTTTATCTGCGTCGCTGCTTCGGCGTCGGTACTCTTCTTCACGATGAGAAAAAGCATCGGTCCGGCAACCGGAATAGGAGACGAAGTAGATGCAGGTACGCGATCAATACCTGCCTGGAAGGGGAAGTGATAAGATGATATCCGGCATCCGTTGCAGCGCGGGCCGAGCCTTGCTCCTTATCCTGGCCGCTATGACAGTGTCAGTATCGCCCCGTTATTCTAAAGCTCATGGTGCTGGAGCCGGCAATGGAGGAGATCGATCTGCAGGTACTGATCCGCCGAGGATCGATGCTGCGGTGAGGAAAGAGGTGATCGATAAAGTCGCCCTGTATATGAAGGACTTCTATGTTTTTTCCTCCACTGGGGAGATGATGGCTGCGCGTATCAGGATGCTCGACAGGGAGGGAAGGTACGACGCCTTTGATGATGTAAGGGAGTTCTGCGATGAGGTCACCTCTGATCTGAGGGATATCTGTCATGACAGGCATGTATTCGTCTTCCACAGCCCCGAAGAGGCGAAGGAAGTGGCGGCGAGGAAAGGACTTCTGCCTGACGACGAGATCGAGAAGATCGAACTGGCGCACCTCGAAAGGGACAGGCAGGCGAATTTCGGCTTCCAGGCAATCGATATCCTTGACGGGAACCTCGGTTACATAAAGCTGAATTATTTCTCCCGGGCCGATGAAGCCTGCGAGAAGGTGGTAGGAGCTATCGGGCGCCTTGGCGCGACCGACGCTATAATAATAGATCTGCGTGATAACCGAGGTGGAGGTGGAGGAGTCGGTGCCGTACTTTCATCATATTTTTTCTCGTCACGCAAGGTCCAGCTTACCGGGATCTATTACCGCCGCACCGATTCGATTGAACAGTCGTGGACTCTTCCATACCTTCCAGGCAAACGGCTCCCCGAAATCGACCTCTATATACTGACCGGTCCGAAGACCTTCTCCGCGGCAGAGGATTTCAGCTATACGATGAAGCATCTCGGCAGGGCGACAATAGTGGGTGAGAGGACTAAGGGAGGCGCCCACCCTGTCGACGTGATGATCGTAAAGGATGCGATCCTCGTGCAGATATCAATAGGGAATTCGGTCAATCCGATTACTGGTACAAACTGGGAAGGAACAGGAGTTATTCCCGACATAGAAGTCCCGGAAGGCGAAGCTCTTGACAGAGCAATCCTCGTTGCCTTAAAGAAGGTCCTTGACCGGACCGGAGCGGGCAGGAAGAAAGAAAACCTCAGGTCGCTTATCAGATGGATGGAGCAGGAAGCTCTACTCCGAACAGATCCTTAATATCTCGATTATCATCTTCAGCGCCTTCTCCATATCTTCGACCCTGATATGCTCGTCTGTAGAATGTTCGAGCTGCGCCCCGATGCCGATGACAGCCATTTCGATCCCCATATTATTGTAGATCGAAGCGTCGGTGAAACCGGTGATGAAGGTCGTTTTCGCGTCCACGCCCACCGTCTTGAGCGCTTTTTTCGATATCTCGACAGTCAATGAATCGTCGGGGATATCGACCGCCTTGCAGAGGTTGTCCACTATGATATCTGCACTCGCCCCTGACCGTTCGATCTCTTCATGTATGATCCCTACCATCTCGTCGGCGAGTTTCTGGCCTTTGTCATGGTCGAGGCTCCTGCATTCGGCAAGGAAGGATGCGCTGTCGGGGACGCCATTTCTGATCAGGCCGCCTTTTATCACGCCGACGTTCGCCGTCGTTCCGGCGTCGAGCCTTCCGAGTCTCAGAGCGGCAATAGCCCTTGCAGCCGCCTGGATGGCGTTGATACCCTTTTCCGGCTCCATCCCGGCGTGCGCAGCCTTGCCCCTGATATTGACGTCGATGGCAAAATACGAAGGTCCGCCGATCACGATAGTGTCGAGAGTGTCGTTATCGAGAAGAAACCCCATTCTGGCGCTTATCAGCGAAAAATCGAGATTTTTCACGCCGAGAAGACCGACTTCCTCCTGGCGGCTGATCGCGACTTCTACCGGCGGATGGATCCTGGCTACTCTCAGAGCTTCGATCATCTCGGCGATCCCCGCCTTGTCGTCGGCGCCGAGAATAGTATCCCCCTCGGAACGTATCACTCCATCTTTGAGGACCGGTTTGATGTCTTTGCCGGGCATTACCGTGTCGGCGTGGCAGGAAAGCAGGATCGGATCCTTTCCCGTGCAGCCTTTTTCGGGAAATTTCGCCACGAGGTTGCCGTACGCGTCCTTTGTCGCTTCGGCTCCCATACTTTTGAATTCTTTATAGAGGTAATCCATCATCTCAGCTTCATTACCCGATTCGCTTTCTATCTGTACCATCTCCATGAACTGCTTTATCATTCTTTCCGACATCGCGCATCCTCCTCATCGGCCTGACGTGTAGATGACTTCATAAGACGCAGATTCTACACGATCATCACCCGGTTGACAATTATTATCGGCGCCACGCTGCCGGGCGGGGAATCTATATTATTGTCAACTTTGCTCTTGACTTGCGGCGGGCCGTTTGTTATTTATCAAGGTCTGTTTTGGAATTACAGGAGGTCAGGAATAGTGTACGCAGTCATTGATCTGGCTGGCAAACAATTTACAGTGAAACCTGAAGATAATATCAAGGTTCCGCTTCTTGATGTCGAAGTGGGAAGTACTATACAATGTGATAACGTGCTTCTTTATTCGGATGGCGAAGATCTGCGGATCGGCAAACCGAACCTGAGCGGTATCAAGGTAACGGCGGAAGTCGTCCGGCACGCGCGTGACAAGAAGATCATCGTATTCAAGATGAAGCGCAGGAAGAATTATCGCAGGAGGAATGGTCACCGCCAGCATTTTACGCAGTTAAGGATAATGGATATAACCGCCTGAGGCGGTCGGGGAGCTGATATTTATGGCACATAAAAAAGGTGTGGGATCTTCCAGAAATGGCCGCGATACAGCAGGCAGAAGGCTCGGCGCCAAGCGCGCTTCGGGTCAGGAAATCCTGGCGGGGACGATAATCGTCCGTCAGCGCGGAACGAAGATCCATCCCGGAGCCAACGTGGCAAAGGGAAGCGATGATACTCTCTATGCCCTGATCGATGGCCGCGTCCAGTTCGAACGATACGGCAGGTCAAGGAAGAAAGTGAGCGTCTACGCAAGTTAAAGACGTGGTCGTCGTGAATCGTTGTAAATATAATTTGAAGGACCTGATGGAAAAAGGGATTTTCCGTCAGGTTTTTTTTGTCCAGGAGGTGAATGATGATACTAAGGTATCTCGGGCATTCGTCGTTCGAGCTCCGGCTCGGGGATGGAAGAAAGATCATCTTCGATCCTTACGAGGCTGGTTCGTATGACGGGGCGGTCGGGTTCGACCGGATAACGGAAAAGTACGACATAGCGGTGGTAAGCCACGATCACCCCGACCATGCTTCCAGAAGGGTGATCGAGGATGCAGGCAGTCTCGTCGACAGCGCGGGCAGGGTCGATCTCGGCGGTGTGGTGATAGAATCGTTCAGTGTTTATCACGACGAGAGTTCGGGAAGCGAACGGGGAGTCAACCTTGTCTCCATAATAGAGGCGGATGGCTTGAGGATCGCTCATCTCGGTGACCTGGGACATCCGATATCCGTTCCGGATCTGCCCGCTCTCGAGGGAGTCGATGTCATTCTTATCCCGGTCGGAGGATATTTCACGATAGATGCCAGGGCGGCAGCAGCCATAGTGCGGGAATTCGAGCCAAAGATAGCGATCCCGATGCATTTCAAGACGGAAAAACTAGGGTTTCCTATCGCCGGGGTTGATAATTTTACCGATTTGATGGATAATGTCGAGATCGCGGGTAAATGCGAGATGGAGATATCCGTCAGTATGCTTTCCGGCCCGAGAAAGGTCGTCGTGCTGGATCCCGCGTTATAAAAAGTCGATGAAATGGAGGGAAAGGATGAGAGAGCTCGAAGTGGCGGAGATCATCAGGGTGGTCGAGCGCCTCTGCAGGGAGGCTAATTTCGAACTCGAAGATGATGTTCAGAAAGCGCTGGAAGCGGCGTACGAAAAAGAAGAATCCCCGGCCGGCAAAGAAGTGCTTCGCCAGATCGTGGAGAACTCGCAGATAGCAAGGACGGAGCAGATACCGATGTGTCAGGATACCGGCCTCGCGGTGATTTTCGCCGAGCTTGGCCAGGACCTGCATATAACCGGCGGTGATTTCGAAGGGGCTATCAATGAAGGAGTGAAGCAGGGATATACTAATGGATACCTGCGAAAATCGTCCCTCGCCGATCCGATCAGGGGAGGAAACACCGGTGATAATACTCCGGCGGTGATCCACCTGACCCTTGTCCCCGGCGACAGGCTGAAGCTGTGGGTAGTGCCGAAGGGTGGAGGAAGCGAGAACATGAGCCGCATAGCGATGATGAAACCTGCCGACGGAGTCGAGGGGATCAAGAAATTCGTCGTGGACAATATAAGGGCCGCTTCGGGAAATCCCTGCCCGCCGGTGATAGTCGGGATAGGTATAGGCGGGACATTTGAAAGGTGCGCGCTCCTTGCCAAGAAAGCTCTCCTCAGGGAGATCGGCAGCGAGCATAAGGATCCATATTACGCCGACCTGGAAAAGGAACTTCTCCGCATGGTCAATGATGTCGGTGTCGGTCCGATGGGATTCGGCGGTGTCACTACCGCTCTGGCTGTTCATATAGAAGTGGCTCCGAGGCATATAGCCTCCTTTCCCGTATCGATGAACCTTAACTGCCACGCCGCGAGGCATAAATATATAGAGCTGTAGAAAGAAGAAAGGTGAGAGATGGCTGAATATTCATTGAAGACTCCCCTGAAGGATGAGGATATAAAAAAACTCAGGGCGGGAGACAAGGTCTCCCTCTCAGGGACGGTCTATACGGCTAGAGACGCCGCGCACGCCAGGCTCGTCGCGTTGATAGAAGAGGGAAAAGAGCTTCCATTCGAGCTTGAAGGGCAGGTCATATATTATGTGGGACCGTCTCCCACGCCGCCGGGAAAGGCTATAGGTTCGGCCGGACCGACGACGAGCTACCGGATGGACCCTTACGCTCCGGTGCTTCTCGATAACGGCCTTAAGGGTATGATAGGCAAGGGGGCGAGAAACGAAGCGGTCGTCGATTCGATGAAAAAGAATACGGCGGTCTATTTCGCCGCCACCGGAGGAGCGGCGGCCCTGATATCAAGGTCGATTACCTCGGCAGAGGTAGTTGCCTACGAAGACCTCGGCGCTGAAGCGATAAGAAGGCTGACGGTAAAGGATTTTCCCCTTATCGTCGCGCAGGACTGCCTGGGCGGTAATGTCTACGAAGAGGGCCAGAAGAAATTCAGGAAGATCTGAGCTTTTGATGATCACCGGTCGGCTGGACGGTGAAAGAGAGACGGGATAGGCAGGTTACTGGATTTTCGTCGGGAGAAGTCATTGAACGGGACAGGCGTGCTGATAATAATCCCCGCCCGGTACGGGTCGACAAGATTCCCCGGCAAGCCGCTGGCGCTGATAGACGGCAGAGAAATGATCCTCCATGTAGTTGATGGAGCAACGAGGGTGAAAAATGCCGACAGGGTGATCGTCGCTACTGACGACGAGAGGATCGCCGGGATCGTCCGCGCGAACGGTGCTGAAGCGATAATGACATCCGCTTCCCATGAAAACGGCACGTCAAGAGTCTGTGAAGTCGCTTCCGGGCTGGATTATCAGATAATCGTCAATCTCCAGGGAGATGAACCTCTCGTTCCGGTGACAGGCCTGGAGGATCTGATAGGCGCGATGGCATCTGATGAAAGTATCGTTATGGGTACGCTCGCATCCGAGTCGGATGACCGCGAGGCTTTCAAAAGCCGCCAGGTAGTAAAGGTAGCCGCGTCGATCTCGGGAGATGCCCTGTATTTCTCCCGGTCCCCACTCCCTTCAGGCGCTGGAAAGTTCCTCCGTCATGTCGGTGTCTATGTTTTCAGGAAAGATTTCCTCCTCGGCTACGGAAACCTGGAGAGAGGACCCCTTGAAAAGAGAGAGGATCTCGAACAGCTCAGGGCTCTGGAAAACGGATATAATATCCGGATAATAAGGTGCGATGAAAAAAGTACGGGTGTCGATACTCCCGAAGATATAAAAAGAGTTGAAAAAATAATCAGAAAAAGTTAAGGTCTCTTCGACCTGAAAAGATTCGCTCTGGCTGATACCGATTGCTGAGGGGTAGATTGGGAAAGAAGACGAAATATATATTTGTCACCGGTGGGGTGGTCTCATCTCTTGGAAAGGGTATCGCTGCTTCTTCTCTCGGGCTTCTTCTCAAGCAGAGAGGCCTGAACGTCGTACTTCAGAAATTCGATCCATATCTCAATGTCGATCCAGGCACGATGAGTCCTTTCCAGCATGGCGAAGTCTTCGTGACAGACGACGGCGCCGAAACCGATCTCGACCTTGGACATTACGAGCGGTTCATAGACCGCTCTCTCGGCCAGAGGTCCAATGTCACGACCGGACAGGTATACGAAGCGATCATCAACCGTGAGAGAGCCGGAGGCTATCTCGGCAGGACGGTCCAGGTCGTCCCGCATGTGACCGATGAGATAAAGAACCGTATTCTGATGGCAGCCAGGGATGGCGAAGGCGTAGATGTAGTGATCACCGAAGTCGGGGGTACGACGGGGGATATCGAGGGACTTCCTTTCATCGAAGCGATCAGGCAACTCAGGCTCGACCTGGGGCGCGAGAACGTACTCTATATCCATCTGACCCTTGTGCCATATATCAAGGCAGCCCAGGAGATCAAGACGAAACCGACTCAGCACAGCGTCAAGGGCCTCAGGGAGATCGGCATCCAGCCCGATATCCTTATCTGCCGGTCCGAGACATCTCTTGAAAAAGATGTCCGCGCGAAGATCGCTCTTTTCTGCAGTGTCGAGGAAAAGGCAGTTATAGAAGCGGTCGATGCGAGATCGATATATCATGTACCCCTTCTTTTCCATGAACAGGACCTCGACGATATAGTCGTCGAGAAGCTCGGCCTCGATTGTCCCTCTCCCGATCTGGAAGAGTGGGAACGTATGGTCGAGAAGATATATACTGCGAGCGAGAATGTAGACATAGCGATAGTCGGCAAATATATACAGATTGTCGACGCTTACAAGAGTATCATTGAGTCGTTCATCCATGCCGGCGTCGCCAACGACGTCAAGGTGAGGATAAGGTGGGTCGACGCTGAAAAGATCGAGGAAAACGGAGCCGGAACATACCTCGATGGTGTCCACGGAGTCCTGGTGCCGGGAGGATTCGGCGATCGCGGGATCAATGGAAAGATCAACGCCGTGAAATACGCCAGGATGAACGGGATACCATTTCTCGGGATATGTCTGGGGCTTCAATGCGCTGTTATAGAGTTCGCCAGAAATGTATGCGGTATAGAGGCGGGAAGCAGCGAATTCGATCCCGATTGCGCCGATCCGGTGATCGATCTGATGCTGGAGCAGAGAGGCAATTCGAAGATGGGCGGCACGATGAGGCTCGGCGCCTATCCCTGCCACCTGAAGGAAGATACTCTCGCAGCGAGGCTATATGACGAAAATATAATAAGCGAGCGCCACAGGCACCGCTGGGAAGTCAACAATGATTACAGGGAATTACTCGTCTCGAAAGGGCTTGTGATCTCGGGGCTTTCACCCGAAGGAGACCTTGTCGAGATCGTAGAGTTGGAAGACCATCCATATTTTATAGCAGTGCAGTTCCATCCCGAGCTCAAATCCCGCCCGATGAACGCCCATCCCCTTTTCAGGGGACTTGTTGGTGCCGCGAAAGAACTGAGCCGCTCTGGCGCCGCTCCATTTAATACTACCGCGGCGAGCAGCGAAAGCTGACCGGAGGGGTTATGGATCCCGTTAAAATAGGAGATCAGACTTTTCTGCCCGGAAAGGTCCCGTTGCTTGTCGCCGGGCCCTGCGTGATCGAGGATGAGGATGATCTGATGAGGATAGCCGAAGCGGCGGCGGGAGCTGCCGCAAAAGCCGGCTTCTTCTTTGTCTTCAAGGCAAGTTACCTTAAGGACAACAGGTCTTCCCTGCAGTCTTACACCGGGCCTGGGCTTGAAAAGGGACTCGCTCTTCTCGAGCGGGTGAAACGGGAAATGAACGTTCCCCTGCTGACCGATGTACATTGCCGGAGCGAAGTCGGACCGGTCGCCGAGGTCTGTGATATTATCCAGATACCGGCTTTTCTCGTGCGCCAGACCAGACTTGTCGTAGAAGCTGCCGGCACCGGACGTATCGTCAACCTGAAGAAGGGTCAGTTCCTTTCACCTGAAGATATGGGTAACGCGGTGGAAAAGGCTGAAAAGAGCGGAGCGGGAGGGGTCTTTGTGACGGAGAGAGGGACTTCGTTCGGTTACAACAACCTGGTTGTCGATATGACGTCGTTCATCCGAATGAAGAAATTTGATGTGCCTCTTGTTTTCGATGCGACCCATTCGCTTCAACTTCCCGGAGGACTTGGCGACAGGTCGGGCGGCAGGCCGGCGATGGCGAAGAGTCTCGCGATGGCAGCGGTCGCTGCCGGATGCGATGGATTGTTCATAGAGACCCACTTCAATCCCCTCAGCTGCAGCTGCGACGCGGAAGTGATGCTTCCATTGGATCAGTTGCAGGACCTGCTCGACTCCGCGGCGAGGATATTCGAAGCCCGGGAGGGATGACTCCGGGCGAACAAGATCCCGACTGGGGGAATCGATGGCAAGGCAATGGAGATGATATGTCGGAGAAAAACGGCGATAAAAGCATAATCGAGATCGGCAGGGAAGTCCTTTCTCTGGAGATCGAAGGTCTCCAATCCCTCTATGACAGCATCGATGGCGATTTCGAGAAGGCAGTCGGGCTCATCCTTTCATGCTCCGGGAAGGTTATAGTATGCGGAATCGGTAAATCGGGGATCATAGCGAGAAAGATCGCGGCGACTTTCAGCAGCACAGGGACCCCTTCTGTCTTCCTTCACCCGGTAGAGGCTGCCCACGGGGATATGGGGATGATGACATCTGATGATCTTCTTCTCGCGGTAAGCAAGAGCGGAGGGGATGATGAGTTCTCGAGGATACTCCCGTTCATAAAGAATATAGGGATAAGCCTGATCTCGATCACCGGCAGCCTCGATTCCCCCCTGGCCAGGCAGAGCGACGTGATCCTGCCTGTCAATATCGCGGGGGAGGCTTGTCCGATGGATATCGTTCCGACTACCAGCACTACCGCTTCGCTTGTTCTCGGAGACGCGCTGGCAGTCGCGGTCTTCAGAAGCAGGGATTTCAGCAGGGACGATTTCGCGAGGCTTCATCCCGGGGGGATACTCGGTAAACGGCTCATCGTTACGACAGGGGAACTGATGCATAGTGGAGAGGAGATGCCCCTGGTAGGGATCGACACTCTTCTCAAGGACGCGCTATTCGAGATCTCGGAGAAACGGCTTGGTTGTACGGGCGTCATAGACTCTGATGGCAGGCTTGCCGGAATGATAACAGATGGCGATATAAAACGATTCCTGATAAAAGACCCGAATGCCCTCGGATCGAGAGTATCGGAACTGATGACTCCCGATCCAAGGACGACGCGGTCCGACCATCTTGCCGTTAAAGCTCTTGAAGATATGGAGATGAATCCGGGCGGACCGATAACACAGCTTTTCGTGATCGATGACGATGGAAAGCCGGTAGGATTGATCCATCTGCATGATATCCTGAGGGCGGGATTAAAATAATCGTTTTAACTTCTTTTATTCCACGAAGATAAGCCTCTTTTGGACTGGCATACATATTGCTTGACTATCCTTTACGCGTGTGTTATATCTGATGTGAAAGTAAGCTTTTTTCCTGTGTTGTCAACAGGTTACACGAATAAGAGATCCAGGCGGAAGGGATCGGGTGGCAGGTGAAAAAATCAGCATCTGGATGATTTTCAGAGTGTGAAAAGTAAAAAACCCGGTTTTTTTCAAAAAAACGGGGTATAATTTATATGTGGGTCCGATTTACCGATGAGATTTTAGAAAAGGTATAATATTTTAATGGTCCACGCAAAAAAGAAAGAAATCCCCTCTCTGGCGCCGCCAGATATAAAAAGAGTCTTTTATCCAAGTTTTCTGATTTTCCTTACACTATCGATACTCTTGTCGTGCAGCGGTTCTGACCGTCCCGAGCGCTCGGTCGGCGAGGCGGAGATGGCTGACCAGGAATTTGCCGATTTCACGACGATTGAAAGCGATTCGGGAATAGTGGAGTGGATCCTCGACGCTCCGGTCGCCAGGGTCTACAATATAAGAAAACTCCTCGTGACGGACAGCCCGGAGATCGTCTTTTATGACCGCGATGGAAAGGTCACTTCGATCCTCACCGCGGACAAGGGAGAGTATAACCAGCAGACTCACGATCTGACAGCCCTTGGAAATGTCGTTCTCACATCGACCGAGGGTTTTATTCTCGAAACAGAGAGCCTCGTCTGGCTCAATCAGTACGGGCAGATACATACTGAAGATTTCGTAAAAGTCACCAAAGGGAATGATATATTGACCGGGTACGGATTTCAGGGTTATCCGGAACTTAAGAATATTGATATA of the Candidatus Krumholzibacteriota bacterium genome contains:
- a CDS encoding MFS transporter, translating into MDIRRFPRTFWAANTIELFERLAYYGMNVILVLYLTRRVGFSVEYSASITGIFIASLYLLPIPTGAISDKIGFKNGLFIAFSVLALGYAILGLIPSKMTVLIALSLIAVGGAFVKPVISGTIKKTSPGDLSRIGFSIFYMVVNIGGFTGKIVAKTLRQDLGRWIAASDYARLKDWVYANVPPFEISASLADRAASQNPPMTPEAFLDLLKWQGFGMQVICLFSVAMALVALALVAFAYREPDRTGEPVRSVSETFRDMFRLFLDLKFVSFIIIFAGFDLMFWQLYLSVPTYIVTHISETAPMEYIVAINPGMIIVFQMIVAALVARMKPIGTMALGMAISVAGMILLGLLPTLWGAVIAIAVFALGEMTFAPRFLDYVSTLAPKGKIGLYLGFAYMRSFIANMLGGPLSGYLLGKYCPAEGAREPYKMWFTFAFIGILALIALSVYNRVVGDQTGKEETATA
- a CDS encoding Na+:solute symporter produces the protein MTLTSPDFIVLALYIVLVFGVGILLSSRASRNTEEFFVSGRSLPWWIIGTSMVATTFAADTPLVVSGLVAKGGIYMNWIWWYWGIASTVTVFLFARLWKRAGVTTDVELIELRYDGKPAAALRFYRAGWFGFFQNVLVIAWVMKAMAKILLVVAGWDSGTVIFGLSAEVLTVLILFFIVVAYTAISGLWGVVMTDLLQFALAMGGSVYLAVISFRKLGGIAGITERLAASGADPGRIFQIIPERSPILAANPFTEFLILILVVWWASYSVDGGGYLSQRIFAAKNERHAVFGYLWFCVAHTALRPWPWIVVGLCALAWFGPVDDPERYYPMMMKEMLRPGIFGLVIASFFAAFMSTIDTQLNWGSSLIVNDILRRFLWKGKSEREYVRAARLSIIFLALLGALASFAVNDISLAWKLVVSVTAGIGSVYIARWYWWRVNAWSEIAAMATAMATTFIFALLGRRPGLEGAAWLAFPYSTALTAGLSIVVWIGATFLTRPVGEKNLARFYGKVRPGGVGWKKIYTSPLNGFEGKRLSIKGGLRSLSNILAGLVMTFGTLIGTGRLILGHTGSAIILFICVAASASVLFFTMRKSIGPATGIGDEVDAGTRSIPAWKGK
- a CDS encoding S41 family peptidase, with product MQVRDQYLPGRGSDKMISGIRCSAGRALLLILAAMTVSVSPRYSKAHGAGAGNGGDRSAGTDPPRIDAAVRKEVIDKVALYMKDFYVFSSTGEMMAARIRMLDREGRYDAFDDVREFCDEVTSDLRDICHDRHVFVFHSPEEAKEVAARKGLLPDDEIEKIELAHLERDRQANFGFQAIDILDGNLGYIKLNYFSRADEACEKVVGAIGRLGATDAIIIDLRDNRGGGGGVGAVLSSYFFSSRKVQLTGIYYRRTDSIEQSWTLPYLPGKRLPEIDLYILTGPKTFSAAEDFSYTMKHLGRATIVGERTKGGAHPVDVMIVKDAILVQISIGNSVNPITGTNWEGTGVIPDIEVPEGEALDRAILVALKKVLDRTGAGRKKENLRSLIRWMEQEALLRTDP
- a CDS encoding M20/M25/M40 family metallo-hydrolase encodes the protein MSERMIKQFMEMVQIESESGNEAEMMDYLYKEFKSMGAEATKDAYGNLVAKFPEKGCTGKDPILLSCHADTVMPGKDIKPVLKDGVIRSEGDTILGADDKAGIAEMIEALRVARIHPPVEVAISRQEEVGLLGVKNLDFSLISARMGFLLDNDTLDTIVIGGPSYFAIDVNIRGKAAHAGMEPEKGINAIQAAARAIAALRLGRLDAGTTANVGVIKGGLIRNGVPDSASFLAECRSLDHDKGQKLADEMVGIIHEEIERSGASADIIVDNLCKAVDIPDDSLTVEISKKALKTVGVDAKTTFITGFTDASIYNNMGIEMAVIGIGAQLEHSTDEHIRVEDMEKALKMIIEILRICSE
- the rplU gene encoding 50S ribosomal protein L21, with product MYAVIDLAGKQFTVKPEDNIKVPLLDVEVGSTIQCDNVLLYSDGEDLRIGKPNLSGIKVTAEVVRHARDKKIIVFKMKRRKNYRRRNGHRQHFTQLRIMDITA
- the rpmA gene encoding 50S ribosomal protein L27; this translates as MAHKKGVGSSRNGRDTAGRRLGAKRASGQEILAGTIIVRQRGTKIHPGANVAKGSDDTLYALIDGRVQFERYGRSRKKVSVYAS
- a CDS encoding MBL fold metallo-hydrolase, with product MILRYLGHSSFELRLGDGRKIIFDPYEAGSYDGAVGFDRITEKYDIAVVSHDHPDHASRRVIEDAGSLVDSAGRVDLGGVVIESFSVYHDESSGSERGVNLVSIIEADGLRIAHLGDLGHPISVPDLPALEGVDVILIPVGGYFTIDARAAAAIVREFEPKIAIPMHFKTEKLGFPIAGVDNFTDLMDNVEIAGKCEMEISVSMLSGPRKVVVLDPAL
- a CDS encoding fumarate hydratase, whose translation is MRELEVAEIIRVVERLCREANFELEDDVQKALEAAYEKEESPAGKEVLRQIVENSQIARTEQIPMCQDTGLAVIFAELGQDLHITGGDFEGAINEGVKQGYTNGYLRKSSLADPIRGGNTGDNTPAVIHLTLVPGDRLKLWVVPKGGGSENMSRIAMMKPADGVEGIKKFVVDNIRAASGNPCPPVIVGIGIGGTFERCALLAKKALLREIGSEHKDPYYADLEKELLRMVNDVGVGPMGFGGVTTALAVHIEVAPRHIASFPVSMNLNCHAARHKYIEL